Sequence from the Sphingobium indicum B90A genome:
TGGTTCATCCCCGCCATCTGATATTCATATTCGAAGTCCGCGACGGCGCGCAGGCCCCGGATGATGACGCTGGCCCCCTGCGATTCGGCGAAGTCCATCAGCAGCGAGTTGAAGCCGGTGACGACGATTTCCGTGTCGATGCCCGCGCATTCGCGGCGGACCATGTCCAGCCGTTCTTCGTCGGAGAACATCGGGGATTTGGAGATGTTGGTGGTGACGCCGATCACCAGCTTGTCGACCAGCTTCGCGCCGCGCCGGATGATGTCCATATGACCCAAGGTGATCGGATCGAATGTGCCGGGATAGACCCCCACCCTCTGCTTGCTCATGCCCCTAGCGATCCCTTTCCACGATATAGTCGGCGATGGCGCGCAGCAGGTCCGCCCCCGGCCCGTGCCCGTGCAGATGCGCCTTGGCCTGTCCCACCAGCAGGCGAGCCTGCTCCCGCGCCCGCTCCACCCCCAGCAGCGAGACGAAGGTTTCCTTCCCCGCCGCCGCGTCCTTGCCCAGCGCCTTGCCGGCGAGAACGGCGTCCCCCTCCACGTCCAGCAGGTCGTCGGCGATCTGGAAGGCAAGGCCGATGTCGCGGGCATAGCCGTGCAGGCGCATCCGCCCCTCCGGCGGGATGCGGGCCATGATCGCCGCCGCATCGACGCAGACGGCGATCAGCGCGCCGGTCTTCAACTGCTGGAGCCGGGTGACTGTGGGCAGGTCGAAGCTGGCCTTCTCCGCCTCCAGGTCCATCATCTGACCACCCGCCATGCCGCTGGTGCCGCTGGCGACGGCGAGCGCCTTCACCAGTTCGATCCGGACGAAGGGGTCGGGATGCGTTTCCTCGTCCGCCAATATCTCGAACGCCAGGTCGTGCAGGCAATCGCCCGCCAGGATCGCCGTCGCTTCGTCGAACGCCCTGTGCACGGTCGGCTTGCCCCGGCGCATGTCGTCATCGTCCATCGCCGGAAGATCGTCATGCACCAGCGAATAGACATGGATGCATTCGACCGCGACGCCGACCCGCAGCGCAGACTCCCGCGAGATGTTGAACAGGTCGCTGGCCGCCTGCACCAGCAGCGGGCGCAGCCGCTTGCCGCCGTCCATGGCGGCATGGCGCATCGCCTCGTACAAGCGGCGGCGCGGATCGTCGGGGACCGCCAGCAGCCGGTCGAACAGGCGGTCGACATCGGCCGCCACGGCCGCCGCGCGGCCGGCCACCAGGCCCGTCGCGGGGGGCGAGGCGGAACCCCCGCTCATGACCGCCTCTCCCGCATGCGGCACGCTCAGTCCGAACCGAAGGGCTGCGCGCCGGTCACGGCGCCGCCTGCGTCGATCGTCAGCTTGGCGATGCGCGCTTCGGCCGCCTGGAGCCGTTCCATGCAGCGTTTCCGCAGCTCCTCGCCCTGCGAATAGAGCGAGATGGATTCGTCGAGCGGCACGTCCCCGCTCTCCAGCCGCCGGACGATCGATTCGAGCGCGCGCAACGCATCTTCGAACGACATCTGCGACGGATCGCCCTGTTGTGTCATGCTGTCTTGCGCCATGTCCCTGCATTGGCGGCCCCCGCCCGCCCGGTCAAGCCCGCATGGGCCATGGCCGCCGATTCCGGCCGCCGTTCACGAAAACGTCATGACGTCGCACCACTGGCTGGCGGACTTGCGGCAGTTTTGCGTTGACGCTTGGCATGGCTAGTGCACATAGAAGGACCGCTATGAAATATCATCTCCCCCTGATCTCCGTAGCGGCGCTTGCGCTGCTTTCCGCCTGCAACAAGAATGACGAACCCGAAGTCGTGGGCGGCCCCGCCGATCCCATGGCCGAAAAGCTCGCCAATGCCGCGCCCATCGAACTGCCGCCGATGGTGAAGGAAAGCCATCAATATCGCTGCAAGGACAACAGCCTGATCTTCGTCGACTTCATGAGCGACGACAAGACGGCGAACCTGCGCACCGAAAAGGACGGCGCGCCGACCAAGCTGACCGCCGCCGAAGCCGGCAAGCCCTTCGAGGGCGCCGGTTACAAGATCGAGGGTTCGGGCAAGCAGATCACCGCCACCCTTCCGGGCAAGGACGCGGTTAGCTGCAAGGGCTGATCTTCTTTCATTTTCCCGCATATCCCGGCCGGTCTTCCCATGCGGAAGGCCGGTCTTTTTATTTTTGGGTTGGCGGAAGGTGGCCGGTGGGGGATGTTCTTAATCCTCCCTGCGCGAAGCGTGGGGAGGGGGACCATGCGAAGCATGGTGGAGGGGAAATGGCGCGACCTGCGTATTTCCCCTCCACCACCGCCTTCGGCGGCGTCGAAGAGAGGCACGTGACT
This genomic interval carries:
- a CDS encoding polyprenyl synthetase family protein — its product is MSGGSASPPATGLVAGRAAAVAADVDRLFDRLLAVPDDPRRRLYEAMRHAAMDGGKRLRPLLVQAASDLFNISRESALRVGVAVECIHVYSLVHDDLPAMDDDDMRRGKPTVHRAFDEATAILAGDCLHDLAFEILADEETHPDPFVRIELVKALAVASGTSGMAGGQMMDLEAEKASFDLPTVTRLQQLKTGALIAVCVDAAAIMARIPPEGRMRLHGYARDIGLAFQIADDLLDVEGDAVLAGKALGKDAAAGKETFVSLLGVERAREQARLLVGQAKAHLHGHGPGADLLRAIADYIVERDR
- the coaD gene encoding pantetheine-phosphate adenylyltransferase, with amino-acid sequence MSKQRVGVYPGTFDPITLGHMDIIRRGAKLVDKLVIGVTTNISKSPMFSDEERLDMVRRECAGIDTEIVVTGFNSLLMDFAESQGASVIIRGLRAVADFEYEYQMAGMNQQINGRVETVFLMADVSLQPIASRLVKEIALYGGPIHKFVSPAVREEVEARVAAIGLKGQG
- a CDS encoding exodeoxyribonuclease VII small subunit yields the protein MAQDSMTQQGDPSQMSFEDALRALESIVRRLESGDVPLDESISLYSQGEELRKRCMERLQAAEARIAKLTIDAGGAVTGAQPFGSD